Within the Magnetospirillum sp. ME-1 genome, the region ATCGGCGGCTTCCAGGCGCGAGCAAACCTCCTCGCCGCTTTCCATGAAGGTCCGGGCCAGGATGGCGGCGTTTTCGTTGCCCAATTGCTCGGCCATGCGGGCGAGGGAATAGCCGCCTTCGCCTTCGCCCGCCGGCGGCGACTGGCGGATCAGCACCTCGGCAATGGTCGAGCGCAGCAGCAGCGGGTCGATGGGCTTGGCCACATGGGCGTCCATGCCGGCCGCCCGGCAGCGGGCAATGTCTTCCACCATGGCGTTGGCGGTGAGCGCGATGATGGGCATGCGGGCCACCGGACCCGGCATGGCGCGAATGCGCCGTGCCGCCTCGGGGCCGTCCATTTCGGGCATCTGCATGTCCATCAGGATCAGGTCGAAATTCTCCTGGCGCAGCTTGTCGAGGGCCTCCAGGCCATTGCCGGCCACGGTGACCCGATGGCCCTCGCGGCTGAGCAGGCCGGCCGCGACCTTCTGGTTGAAGGCATTGTCCTCGGCCAGCAGAATCGACAGGGGGCGAAGCGCAGGCGGGTCGCATCGCGACGATTCGACGGCCGGGGCGGCGGCCGGGGGGTAGTCAAGGCGGAACCAGAAGCGGCTGCCGAGGCCCTTGGCGCTATCGACGCCGATGGTTCCTCCCTGGGCCTCGACCAGCTTCTTGCAGATGGCCAGGCCCAGGCCGGAGCCGCCGAAACGCCGGCTGATGGAGGCGTCGGCCTGATGGAAGGGCTGGAACAGCGAGGCGGCCTGATCGGCATCCAGGCCGATGCCGGTGTCGGTCACCGAGAATTCGTAGCCGTCGGCCTCGGCCACGCGGGCAAGGCGGAGCACGATGCCGCCCTGGGCCGTGAACTTGATGGCGTTGCCGATCAGGTTGATCAGCACCTGACGCAGGCGGGCGCCATCGCCGCTGACCCAGCCGGGCAGGGGGGCCGAGGCGTCGAGCGACAGGCTGAGCCCTTTTTCCGAGGCGCGGCCGTGCAACAGCGACACCACCCCCTGGACGGTGGCGCCCAGGTTGAAGGGGGCCGTCTCGAACTGGACACCGTCGGCCTCCAGGCGCGAAAAATCGAGGATATCGTTGATGATGCCCAGCAGGGCGGCGCCGGAATCATGCACCACCGCCAGCTTCTCGCGGTCCTCGGCGGCCAGGGGGCGGTCCATCAGCAGATGAACCATGCCGAGGATGCTGTTCATGGGGGTGCGGATCTCGTGGCTCATCACCGCCAGGAACTCGCTCTTGGCGCGTTCGGCGTCGCGGGCCTGGGTGACCGCCTTCTGCAGATCGCGGTTCTTCAGCGCCAGTTCGGCATGGGCCTCGGCCAGGGCGTTCTGGAAGCCCTTGAGCGCGCTGATATCGACGGCGATGGAATACTTGGCGCGCCGTCCGTCGAACCAGGTGAGCATGGTTTCGCGCAACTGGTACCAGCGGTCGTCGCGATCATTGAAATGCTCGAATTCCAGCGAGGTCTCCACCTCCTGGGCCACCATCTCCGGCATCTTGCAGAAACGGCAGGGATGGGTTTGCTGGTAGATGGCCTCGTAGCACTTGCGGCCCTGCACCACGCCGACCTTCTGGCGCATGGCGCGGTTGGTGCAGATGATCTCGTGGGTGGCGAAATCGGCCACGTAGACGGGAAACGGAATGACGTCGAAAATCACTTCCCAGTAGCCGGGGTCGCCGGGATTGAGACCTGGGAAGGGGGACGTCATGCTGTGGGCCGTTCCGGATCAGGTGGGCCGGGCCATGACCTTGTCGATCATGTCCGAGAGCTTCTCGATGCGGACCGGCTTCAGCACATAGCCCTTCGCGCCGGCATCCAGCGAGTCGATCACCATCCGCTCCTGGCCGTGCGAGGTGACCATGATGATGCGGGCGGCGGGAAACTCACCGATGATCCTGGCGGTGGCCTCGACCCCGTTCATGTCCGGCATGGTGATGTCCATGGTGACCAGATCGGGATTGCTGGCGCGGTAGGCGTCCACGGCCTTGGCGCCGGTGCCGGCGGTTCCAACCACCTGGTGGCCCATTCCTTCCAGCATCAAGGTCAGCTTTTTGACTGCGATAAGAGAATCGTCGACGATGAGGACTTTAAGCGCTGACATCGGTTCGGCCCTAGGATTGGTAGTTCAGGTGGTCATCGAACAGGTCACGGGGACCGACAAAACTTACGCTGACGATACCTCTTTCGGTACGTATCCGCATGTTTGCGAATACTGCGTTCTTTGGTCGATGAATGCAACGCGCATCCTCGATGATCACAGGTGGAGAGAGCGCGATACTCTCCTCGATGATCTGGAAATCGGTGGTACAGAGCCCAAGGATGGTGTTGACGATTTCCGCCGCCGTCTCGCGCCGGTACAGGTCTTCCTCGCCGGACGGGATCTCGATGTCGGCGGTGACGCGGGTGTACAGGGCCTCGACCAGCGAGTTCTCGAAGCTGAAGGCGATCAGCAGGCTGATGGGGCCGCCCAGTCCGGCGATCACCGTCATGTCGTGAAGGTGAAGCTTGGTGACGTCGCAATCAAACGTCTCCGCCCCATCGACGGCGATCACCGCCTCGGCGGCCAGCACCTCCCTGGTCTGCCCGAGGATGGACGCCATGACACGGGGGATGATGGTTTTGTTGAAGGTCATTCCTTGCCAATCCTTGACTAGACCCGCCTGACGGGGGGACGACGATACTGCCATGAATTCTCAACCCGCGCGATCCCTTCCCGCCGCGGGATTTCAGGCCTTTTCCACGGGGAGGCTGATGGTGAAGACCGAACCGCCGGCTGAACCGGGTTCGACCATGATTCGTCCGCCGTGGCTTTCGGCGATACGCTTGACGATGTAAAGGCCCAGTCCCGCGCCTTTGGTGCCGGTCGCCGAGGGGCAACGGTAGAACTTCTCGAAGATCCGCTCGACCTCGTCGGCGGGAATGCCGGGGCCGTTGTCGGTGACGATGATGCGCGCTTCGGCCGGGCCCCGTTCCAGGGCGATTCGGACGGGGCCGCTGCCGGGTGGCGAGTATTTGAGGGCGTTATCCAACAGGTTGGAGACCGCGACCCGCAGCAAGGCCTGGTCGGCACAAGCCGTGACGGGGGCGTCGATGGTCAGGTGAAGGCGTTCCGGCCCGGCCAGTTCGGTCTTTTCCCGCAAGATGTCCTCGATCAGCGGCGCCAGGTCCAGGGGGCTTGGCTGCAAGGCCGCCACCGCCGAGGTGAAGCGCTCGTCGGCGAGACAGACGTCGATCAGGTCGGACATGCGGTGGACGGCGCGATCGATCTTGGCGATCTCCTCCCTGGGCTCGGGCTTGTCGCCGACATAAAGCTCGAGAACCTGGGCCGCTCCGCCGATGATGGACAGCGGCATGCGGAATTCGTGGGAGACCATGGCGAGGAAATTACGCTGGTTGAGGGTGACCTCCTGCTCGGACAGCAGGGCGCCGTTCAGCCGGCGGTTTTTCAGCGCCAGTTCGGCGTGGGCCTCGGCCAGGGCGTTCTGCACTTCCTTCAGTGCGCTGATGTCCACGGCGATGGAATACTTGGCCCGGCGTCCGTCGAACCACGCCACCATGGTCTCGCGCAGTTGGTACCAGCGGTCGTCGATATCGTTGAAAAGCTCGAATTCCAGGTAATTGGTGCCGCAGGCCGCGATACCTTCCAGTTCCTGCATGCGGCAGAAGGTGCAGGGTTCGGCCTGCTGGTAGATGGCGGCATGGCACTTGTCGCCGGGCTTGACGGCCACCCGCTGCATCATGGCGCGGTTGGCGCAGATGATGTCGTAGGTCTTGCTGTCGGCCACGTAGACCGGAAAAGGGATGACGTCGAAGATGACTTCCCAATAACCGGGATCGCTTGGATTGCCACCGGGAAAAGCTGCCGACATCGATTTCTCGCCTGCGCCTCTTTAAGGGGCGCGCTCCATGATCCTGGCGATCATATCGGAGAGTTTCTCGATTCGCACTGGCTTTAGCACATAGCCCTTGGCGCCGGCGTCGAGCGAATCCATCACCATCCGCTCCTGGCCATGCGAGGTGACCATCATGATGCGGGCGGCGGGGAACTCGGCGACGATCTTCGCGGTGGCCGCCATGCCGTCCATGTCCGGCAGGGAGATGTCCATGGTCATCAGATCGGGGTGGTGCCGGCGATAGGCTTCGATGGCGTCACGGCCGTTGGATACGGTGGCGATGACCTGATGGCCAAGCCCCTCCATCAACACCGTCAGCTTTTTGACCGTGATGATCGAGTCGTCGACAATAATAACTTTTAGTGGAGCCATATGCAAACCGGAAAGCTATTCGTATCTGTGGCTGTCGTGTCGCAGAATAGCAAAATATTGTTGAATGGAGCTGTTGGATGCAAATGGAATTTCTTGCTGTTTTATGTTGGTATATTTCTGATTGAGAAGGCGGGCGTCAATGGATGTCCATGGTTGGGGCGAAAAAGAGAGGCCGGGTGTTGCCACCCGGCCTTGAAGTCTGGCTCGTGAAGGGAGACACAGCGATTCCGACAGAGGACTCGAATTTGCGGAATCGGAAAGCCGTCGAGAGCCGCCGACGGCTATAGGATCGCTTCATCCACCCC harbors:
- a CDS encoding sensor histidine kinase, which translates into the protein MSAAFPGGNPSDPGYWEVIFDVIPFPVYVADSKTYDIICANRAMMQRVAVKPGDKCHAAIYQQAEPCTFCRMQELEGIAACGTNYLEFELFNDIDDRWYQLRETMVAWFDGRRAKYSIAVDISALKEVQNALAEAHAELALKNRRLNGALLSEQEVTLNQRNFLAMVSHEFRMPLSIIGGAAQVLELYVGDKPEPREEIAKIDRAVHRMSDLIDVCLADERFTSAVAALQPSPLDLAPLIEDILREKTELAGPERLHLTIDAPVTACADQALLRVAVSNLLDNALKYSPPGSGPVRIALERGPAEARIIVTDNGPGIPADEVERIFEKFYRCPSATGTKGAGLGLYIVKRIAESHGGRIMVEPGSAGGSVFTISLPVEKA
- a CDS encoding ATP-binding protein translates to MTSPFPGLNPGDPGYWEVIFDVIPFPVYVADFATHEIICTNRAMRQKVGVVQGRKCYEAIYQQTHPCRFCKMPEMVAQEVETSLEFEHFNDRDDRWYQLRETMLTWFDGRRAKYSIAVDISALKGFQNALAEAHAELALKNRDLQKAVTQARDAERAKSEFLAVMSHEIRTPMNSILGMVHLLMDRPLAAEDREKLAVVHDSGAALLGIINDILDFSRLEADGVQFETAPFNLGATVQGVVSLLHGRASEKGLSLSLDASAPLPGWVSGDGARLRQVLINLIGNAIKFTAQGGIVLRLARVAEADGYEFSVTDTGIGLDADQAASLFQPFHQADASISRRFGGSGLGLAICKKLVEAQGGTIGVDSAKGLGSRFWFRLDYPPAAAPAVESSRCDPPALRPLSILLAEDNAFNQKVAAGLLSREGHRVTVAGNGLEALDKLRQENFDLILMDMQMPEMDGPEAARRIRAMPGPVARMPIIALTANAMVEDIARCRAAGMDAHVAKPIDPLLLRSTIAEVLIRQSPPAGEGEGGYSLARMAEQLGNENAAILARTFMESGEEVCSRLEAADGDTRLVGAAVHELKGLAAYSGTPWLENLAIAIGQSLQAGDADGVARMIGRLRREWDQTKAELIRQFGL
- a CDS encoding response regulator, giving the protein MSALKVLIVDDSLIAVKKLTLMLEGMGHQVVGTAGTGAKAVDAYRASNPDLVTMDITMPDMNGVEATARIIGEFPAARIIMVTSHGQERMVIDSLDAGAKGYVLKPVRIEKLSDMIDKVMARPT
- a CDS encoding chemotaxis protein CheX encodes the protein MTFNKTIIPRVMASILGQTREVLAAEAVIAVDGAETFDCDVTKLHLHDMTVIAGLGGPISLLIAFSFENSLVEALYTRVTADIEIPSGEEDLYRRETAAEIVNTILGLCTTDFQIIEESIALSPPVIIEDARCIHRPKNAVFANMRIRTERGIVSVSFVGPRDLFDDHLNYQS
- a CDS encoding response regulator: MAPLKVIIVDDSIITVKKLTVLMEGLGHQVIATVSNGRDAIEAYRRHHPDLMTMDISLPDMDGMAATAKIVAEFPAARIMMVTSHGQERMVMDSLDAGAKGYVLKPVRIEKLSDMIARIMERAP